A section of the Candidatus Binatia bacterium genome encodes:
- the rpmE gene encoding 50S ribosomal protein L31, whose product MKDGIHPSYGPARIVCACGNVIETRSTVPEIHVEICSNCHPFFTGKQKFVDTAGRVERYQRRYGNRNTNAAEKPQA is encoded by the coding sequence ATGAAAGACGGCATCCACCCTTCTTACGGGCCAGCCCGAATCGTTTGCGCTTGCGGTAACGTGATCGAAACGCGATCGACGGTGCCGGAGATCCACGTCGAAATTTGCTCGAATTGCCATCCGTTCTTTACCGGCAAGCAAAAGTTTGTGGACACGGCGGGTCGCGTCGAGCGGTATCAGCGGCGGTACGGGAACCGCAACACCAACGCGGCCGAAAAGCCGCAAGCGTAG
- the acd gene encoding acyl-CoA dehydrogenase, translating to MDFGLSSDQVLFQSTLRRFLAEQCPTTRVRAIMETETAHDPALWQGLAELGVPALIVPSEYGGAGMELLDLALAAEELGYACTPGPFLGHALATICILEGGSPAQRERWLPAMATGAVVATVAWGEAGSQWDPQSWSTSYDGSSLSGQKLFVPFANVADLIVVGARRPDGSPGLFVVERSAAGLAIQRLAVVDMTRKVQHVRFDNTPAIPLDGSAALQRAMDAGCILIAADAFGGSRRCLEMAVSYAKTREQFGQVIGAFQAVKHQLANMACELEPAMSFWWYAAHAYDHIPDQAERHAAMAKAYLTDIYDRVTRDATELHGGIGFTWEFDLHLWFRRAIFDRGFLGDAHYHRERAAKLAGW from the coding sequence ATGGATTTCGGGCTGTCTTCGGATCAAGTACTGTTCCAATCCACCTTGCGCCGCTTCTTGGCAGAGCAATGCCCGACCACACGCGTGCGGGCGATCATGGAAACGGAGACCGCACACGACCCTGCCCTGTGGCAAGGGCTTGCCGAACTGGGTGTGCCCGCTCTCATTGTACCCAGCGAGTATGGCGGCGCGGGGATGGAACTGCTCGACCTCGCACTGGCAGCCGAGGAATTGGGCTATGCGTGCACTCCGGGTCCGTTTTTAGGGCACGCCCTGGCGACGATCTGCATCCTCGAGGGTGGCAGTCCGGCGCAACGGGAACGCTGGCTGCCGGCGATGGCAACAGGGGCTGTTGTGGCCACAGTGGCTTGGGGCGAGGCGGGCAGCCAGTGGGATCCGCAAAGTTGGTCGACCTCCTACGACGGCAGCTCCCTGAGCGGGCAGAAGCTGTTTGTACCCTTTGCCAACGTCGCGGACCTGATCGTCGTCGGCGCGCGCCGACCCGATGGCAGTCCGGGCCTTTTCGTGGTGGAACGGTCGGCTGCGGGGCTGGCCATTCAACGACTGGCCGTGGTGGACATGACCCGGAAGGTGCAGCATGTGCGCTTCGACAACACGCCGGCAATTCCGCTGGATGGTTCGGCGGCGTTGCAACGCGCCATGGATGCAGGGTGTATCCTCATTGCGGCCGATGCCTTTGGCGGTTCGCGACGCTGCCTGGAAATGGCGGTCAGTTATGCCAAAACCCGCGAGCAGTTCGGCCAAGTGATTGGCGCCTTCCAAGCAGTCAAACACCAGCTCGCCAACATGGCGTGCGAACTCGAACCGGCGATGTCGTTTTGGTGGTATGCGGCGCATGCGTACGATCACATTCCCGACCAAGCCGAGCGCCACGCTGCTATGGCCAAGGCCTACCTGACGGACATTTACGACCGTGTGACGCGCGACGCCACCGAGCTGCACGGCGGCATCGGCTTCACCTGGGAGTTCGACTTGCACCTGTGGTTTCGCCGCGCGATTTTTGATCGCGGTTTTCTAGGCGACGCTCATTACCACCGGGAGCGAGCAGCCAAGTTAGCAGGCTGGTAA
- the acuC2 gene encoding histone deacetylase — protein MVPTAIVIDQSYARHQPGRHHPERPERITTLVAWAEEMRDSVEALSARYATVEEICRVHEPAYVQRVAATAQQPLTHFDPDTAACSDTYDTARLAAGGLLTLIEAVVQGGVKNGFALVRPPGHHAEVQRAMGFCFFNNVAIGAEHLRHRFGVERVLIVDWDVHHGNGTQHFYERDPNVLYLSLHQWPLYPGTGALAEVGVGPGEGFTVNLPLSAGTGDAEIYHLAQQILRPIALAFRPDFVLVSAGFDGHRRDPLADLALTDLGYRYLARTLIEVADATAGGRIALVLEGGYDLTALVQCTDAVVRELRGSGRLCRRPR, from the coding sequence ATGGTACCGACAGCGATCGTCATCGACCAGAGCTACGCCCGCCATCAACCGGGACGGCACCATCCGGAGAGGCCGGAGCGGATCACGACCCTAGTGGCGTGGGCGGAAGAGATGCGAGACAGCGTCGAGGCGTTGTCCGCGCGTTACGCCACCGTAGAAGAAATTTGCCGGGTACACGAACCTGCTTACGTCCAACGTGTGGCGGCTACGGCGCAACAGCCTCTGACGCACTTCGACCCGGATACCGCCGCGTGTAGCGATACGTACGACACGGCCCGGCTGGCCGCAGGTGGTCTGCTGACCCTGATCGAAGCGGTTGTCCAAGGCGGAGTCAAAAACGGCTTTGCTCTCGTGCGCCCGCCCGGCCATCACGCCGAGGTGCAACGCGCCATGGGATTTTGCTTTTTCAACAATGTGGCGATCGGAGCCGAGCACTTGCGCCACCGTTTCGGCGTGGAACGCGTGCTGATCGTGGACTGGGACGTGCATCACGGCAACGGCACGCAGCACTTTTACGAGCGCGATCCAAACGTCCTTTATCTCTCCTTGCACCAGTGGCCTCTTTATCCCGGAACGGGGGCGTTGGCCGAGGTCGGTGTCGGGCCAGGTGAGGGATTTACCGTCAACCTGCCGTTGTCTGCAGGCACGGGAGATGCGGAAATTTATCACCTTGCGCAGCAGATCCTCCGCCCGATCGCCCTCGCCTTCCGCCCGGATTTCGTCCTCGTTTCCGCGGGTTTCGATGGCCATCGCCGCGATCCTCTGGCGGACCTGGCGCTGACGGACCTGGGCTACCGCTATCTTGCGCGCACCCTCATCGAGGTCGCCGATGCGACCGCGGGCGGCCGCATCGCGTTGGTTCTGGAAGGTGGGTATGACCTGACCGCGCTCGTGCAGTGTACCGATGCTGTCGTGCGGGAACTCCGTGGGAGCGGCCGACTCTGCCGCCGCCCCCGTTGA
- the ptsP gene encoding phosphoenolpyruvate--protein phosphotransferase, with product MPRSASALQRNEMAVSRPLGAGLGLLDEIVSLVAEKADLREAAQGIVDKISSRLGMEVCSIYVFEKDADRLRLWATAGLDPASVGKVTMSVNEGLTGMAIEKRQPVMAIDALVHPRYKYFPETGEERYHSFLGVPVLDRGEPVGVLVVQTSRRRRFTPKEVRLLKRVSVAVAGILSRIQLEETLERKEAERRDFERRMDAAMSRLQDYESRAGVATAGQAPASPARLFGQAASPGYGIGRALVLESMLTTTRFPRERQHSLKRELQRFEKARQTSIAELDRIRDYVERNVPEIDAAMFEAQKLMLSDPAFCARVEVAIREGLSAEAGVQEAVEGLVHHFAEIDDTYLRERAADVQDIGRRVLRHLLGLEERSPRVKHGVVLVANEIALSELTIMEQGGLKGLVLGTGGVTSHAAILARSLEIPTVVGVEGAGEKIQDGDVLIVDGNAGLVFVNPRPEVVGEYERLMQEYQAFNRDLEALRDLPAETPDGHRVRLWANIGLLGDVYWVRRHGAEGVGLYRTEVAFMSHREFLDEEEQFEIYRRVVEAMEGKPVTIRTLDLGADKYPRFLHRAEEENPFLGWRSIRISLEMPELFKEQLRAILRASAYGPVRLMFPMISSLEEILRAKELLAEAREEVIRAGHGFDPQMPVGIMIEVPSAVYLASALVREVDFVSIGTNDLIQYLLAVDRNNRKVAGLYEPLHPAVLQAIANVVHAAKAAGRPVSLCGEMAAEPLCAALLVGIGVEDLSMSAFFIPIVKRLIRAISFEDAQSIAEEALRLATVQELKRFVYEEMRSLGVVDLTEVYH from the coding sequence ATGCCCCGCTCGGCTTCCGCTCTTCAAAGAAACGAAATGGCAGTTAGCCGTCCTCTGGGGGCAGGTTTGGGCCTCCTCGACGAAATTGTTTCCCTAGTCGCGGAAAAGGCGGACCTGCGCGAGGCGGCCCAAGGCATCGTGGATAAAATTTCGAGCCGCTTGGGCATGGAAGTGTGCTCGATTTACGTCTTCGAGAAGGATGCCGATCGGTTGCGCCTCTGGGCCACTGCCGGGCTCGACCCGGCCTCGGTCGGTAAGGTGACGATGAGCGTGAACGAGGGGCTGACGGGGATGGCGATCGAAAAACGGCAGCCGGTCATGGCGATCGATGCACTTGTGCATCCACGCTACAAGTATTTCCCGGAAACCGGGGAAGAACGTTACCACTCTTTTCTGGGCGTGCCGGTGCTCGATCGGGGCGAACCCGTCGGAGTTTTGGTCGTACAAACTTCGCGGCGCCGGCGTTTCACGCCCAAGGAAGTCCGCTTGCTCAAGCGGGTGAGTGTGGCGGTAGCCGGCATTTTGTCCCGCATCCAGCTCGAGGAAACGTTGGAGCGCAAAGAGGCCGAGCGGCGGGACTTCGAGCGGCGGATGGACGCGGCGATGTCGCGCCTGCAGGATTACGAGAGCCGCGCCGGCGTGGCGACTGCGGGCCAGGCGCCGGCCAGCCCGGCACGCTTGTTCGGCCAGGCGGCTTCGCCGGGGTACGGCATTGGCCGGGCTTTGGTGTTGGAGTCCATGCTGACGACGACGCGCTTCCCGCGGGAGCGCCAGCATTCCCTCAAACGCGAGCTGCAGCGCTTCGAAAAAGCACGGCAGACTTCGATCGCAGAGCTCGACCGGATCCGCGATTACGTCGAGCGCAACGTGCCGGAAATCGATGCCGCCATGTTCGAAGCGCAAAAGCTCATGTTGAGCGACCCGGCGTTTTGCGCGCGCGTCGAAGTGGCGATCCGCGAAGGGCTGAGTGCGGAAGCCGGTGTGCAAGAAGCCGTAGAAGGGCTCGTGCACCACTTTGCGGAAATTGACGACACCTATCTCCGCGAGCGCGCCGCCGACGTGCAGGACATCGGTCGCCGTGTGTTGCGACACCTACTCGGTCTCGAGGAGCGCTCGCCTCGCGTGAAACACGGAGTCGTGTTGGTGGCCAACGAAATTGCCCTGTCCGAATTGACCATTATGGAGCAAGGCGGCCTCAAAGGTCTCGTGTTGGGAACGGGCGGGGTGACTTCGCACGCTGCGATCCTGGCGCGCAGCCTGGAAATTCCCACCGTGGTGGGAGTGGAAGGAGCAGGCGAGAAGATCCAGGACGGTGACGTTCTGATCGTGGATGGCAACGCGGGGTTGGTGTTCGTCAACCCGCGGCCGGAGGTGGTTGGCGAGTACGAGAGGTTGATGCAGGAGTATCAGGCATTCAACCGCGACTTGGAAGCTTTACGAGATCTCCCGGCGGAAACGCCCGACGGGCACCGCGTGCGGCTGTGGGCGAATATCGGCTTGTTGGGCGACGTGTACTGGGTGCGCCGCCACGGAGCGGAGGGGGTGGGCCTGTACCGCACGGAAGTGGCCTTCATGTCGCACCGCGAGTTTCTCGACGAGGAAGAGCAGTTCGAGATTTACCGGCGCGTGGTCGAAGCCATGGAGGGCAAGCCGGTGACGATTCGAACCCTCGACCTCGGAGCCGACAAGTACCCGCGCTTTTTGCACAGGGCGGAAGAGGAAAACCCCTTCTTGGGCTGGCGTTCGATTCGGATCTCGCTGGAGATGCCCGAGCTCTTCAAGGAACAATTGCGGGCCATCCTGCGCGCCAGTGCCTACGGACCGGTGCGGCTCATGTTCCCGATGATTTCGAGCCTCGAGGAAATTTTGCGCGCCAAGGAACTCCTCGCCGAGGCGAGAGAGGAAGTGATCCGAGCCGGCCACGGATTCGACCCGCAAATGCCCGTGGGCATCATGATCGAAGTGCCTTCAGCCGTGTATCTCGCATCCGCGCTGGTGCGCGAGGTGGACTTCGTCAGCATTGGTACCAACGACCTAATCCAGTACCTGCTGGCAGTGGACCGGAACAACCGCAAAGTGGCCGGCTTGTACGAGCCCTTGCATCCAGCAGTGCTGCAAGCCATTGCCAACGTGGTTCATGCCGCAAAAGCCGCCGGGCGGCCCGTGTCGCTTTGCGGAGAAATGGCGGCCGAGCCCTTGTGTGCCGCTCTGTTGGTGGGCATCGGGGTCGAGGACCTGAGCATGAGCGCCTTCTTCATCCCGATCGTGAAACGCCTCATTCGCGCGATCTCGTTCGAGGATGCGCAAAGCATAGCGGAGGAAGCTCTGCGCCTGGCAACCGTGCAAGAGCTCAAACGCTTCGTGTACGAGGAGATGCGCTCGCTCGGCGTGGTGGACCTCACCGAAGTGTACCATTGA
- the tatA gene encoding sec-independent protein translocase protein TatA, translating into MFGIGTPELLVILLVALIVLGPQRLPEIARALGKGLAELRKATSGVTQELERARWMLEEEVRAAERAKLAQAQGRKDPPPANQPKEPSPTVGRDPRSGPGIEDSLGERAADSQPS; encoded by the coding sequence ATGTTTGGCATCGGCACTCCCGAGTTACTCGTGATTCTGTTGGTTGCGCTGATCGTGCTCGGGCCGCAACGCTTGCCCGAGATCGCGCGGGCATTGGGGAAGGGCCTGGCCGAGCTGCGCAAGGCGACGAGTGGCGTGACCCAAGAATTGGAACGCGCTCGCTGGATGTTGGAGGAGGAAGTGCGAGCGGCCGAGCGGGCCAAGCTCGCGCAAGCACAGGGCCGCAAGGATCCACCGCCGGCGAACCAGCCCAAGGAGCCGAGTCCGACGGTGGGGCGGGACCCGCGATCCGGCCCGGGCATCGAAGATTCGCTCGGGGAACGCGCTGCGGACAGCCAGCCAAGCTAA
- a CDS encoding acyl-CoA dehydrogenase has translation MDLRFRPEYEAFREEVRTFLAQHWTAEDRASAPPVNPRGMSLGTSVRTDERATRFRLAAIERGYLYRHVPRRYGGSEQPFDPLKLAIIQEEFRKAEAPGELIGQGPSMLVPTLLEHGTEEQKQRFIRDTLLGKIQWCQGYSEPGAGSDLASLRTRAELDGDFFVVTGHKIWTSNADTADWMFALVRTDPDKPKHEGISYLLIDMKSPGITVRPLRQMTGEADFNEVFFDNVRVPVSNLVGQRGQGWIVSRSTLKHERNLIGSSLLSERVLEGVRFLAQALELRGRPAIQDPVLRARLVELETKVLANRYHGYRLLTMQARGEEAGLAGMVTKLYGSTLGYDVARLAMDLLSDRGLLAPGESEAPAMGMFITAYMWSIGILIAGGTANIQRNVIAERGLGLPRDPAVQRSQTSQR, from the coding sequence ATGGATTTGCGTTTTCGTCCAGAGTACGAGGCGTTTCGAGAGGAAGTCCGCACGTTTCTCGCACAGCACTGGACCGCCGAGGACCGTGCGAGCGCCCCGCCTGTGAATCCTCGCGGCATGAGCCTGGGCACATCGGTCCGCACTGACGAGCGCGCCACACGTTTTCGCTTAGCTGCAATCGAACGCGGCTACCTGTACCGGCACGTACCTCGCCGCTACGGCGGAAGCGAACAGCCGTTCGATCCGCTCAAGCTGGCGATCATTCAAGAGGAGTTCCGCAAGGCGGAAGCTCCCGGGGAGCTTATCGGGCAGGGGCCGAGCATGCTCGTTCCTACCCTGCTCGAGCACGGTACCGAGGAGCAAAAGCAGCGCTTCATTCGCGATACCTTGCTCGGCAAAATTCAGTGGTGCCAGGGATACAGCGAACCCGGAGCCGGCAGCGACCTGGCTTCGTTGCGCACCCGCGCGGAGCTCGACGGCGATTTCTTTGTCGTTACCGGGCATAAAATTTGGACGTCCAACGCCGACACCGCCGATTGGATGTTCGCCCTCGTACGCACCGATCCCGACAAACCCAAACACGAGGGCATCAGCTACTTGCTCATCGATATGAAAAGCCCGGGGATCACGGTGCGGCCGCTGCGGCAAATGACGGGCGAGGCAGACTTCAACGAGGTTTTCTTCGACAACGTACGTGTGCCGGTGAGCAATCTCGTGGGCCAGCGCGGACAAGGTTGGATTGTCAGTCGTTCCACGCTCAAGCACGAGCGCAACCTGATCGGCAGCTCGCTGCTCAGCGAACGGGTTCTCGAAGGGGTGCGATTCCTGGCACAAGCGCTCGAGTTGCGCGGGCGCCCAGCCATCCAAGATCCGGTTCTGCGCGCTCGCCTCGTGGAACTCGAAACCAAAGTCCTCGCCAACCGATATCACGGCTACCGCTTACTCACCATGCAGGCTCGCGGTGAAGAGGCCGGATTGGCCGGCATGGTCACTAAGCTTTACGGCAGCACCTTGGGTTACGACGTTGCCCGGCTGGCGATGGATCTGCTGTCGGATCGCGGACTTTTAGCGCCAGGGGAAAGCGAGGCCCCGGCCATGGGAATGTTCATCACCGCCTACATGTGGTCCATCGGCATCTTGATCGCGGGAGGCACGGCCAACATCCAGCGCAACGTCATTGCGGAGCGCGGGCTTGGCTTGCCGCGCGACCCGGCGGTGCAGCGCAGCCAAACAAGCCAACGTTGA
- the tatC gene encoding Sec-independent protein translocase protein TatC has translation MAASPDDVRMPLTAHLEELRWRLIKALVGIGAAFLLCYQFAELLFGFLTQPLYSASFLGGDNPGHSVNLIGTGVVEAFFTKLKVALIAGVFLSSPVTFYQLWRFVAPGLYPHEKRYALPFVFFASFFFVAGAAFCYQLVLPVGYRFFLDQYATIGVRPELRISEYLSFTARMLLAFGATFELPVMTFFLARAGVVTHRTMLGYWRYAVVGIFVSAAVLTPGPDVASQLLMATPLLVLYGASIGVAYVFARPRPAPRPDA, from the coding sequence ATGGCCGCCTCGCCCGACGACGTCCGAATGCCGCTGACGGCGCATCTCGAAGAGTTGCGCTGGCGCTTGATCAAAGCGCTTGTCGGCATCGGTGCCGCATTTTTGTTGTGTTACCAATTCGCTGAGCTCCTCTTCGGGTTTCTCACACAGCCGCTTTACAGCGCGAGTTTTCTGGGGGGCGACAATCCTGGCCACAGCGTAAATCTCATTGGCACAGGCGTTGTGGAGGCGTTTTTCACCAAGCTCAAAGTTGCCCTGATTGCCGGGGTGTTCCTTTCGAGTCCGGTCACCTTTTATCAACTGTGGCGTTTCGTTGCCCCAGGGCTGTATCCCCACGAGAAGCGCTATGCTTTGCCCTTCGTGTTTTTCGCGAGTTTCTTTTTTGTTGCCGGAGCCGCGTTTTGTTACCAGCTCGTTCTCCCGGTCGGCTACCGATTTTTTCTCGATCAGTATGCCACGATCGGCGTGCGACCCGAGCTCCGCATCAGCGAGTATCTGTCGTTTACGGCTCGCATGTTGTTGGCCTTCGGCGCGACATTCGAGCTGCCGGTGATGACGTTTTTTCTCGCCCGGGCGGGGGTGGTGACACACCGCACCATGCTCGGATACTGGCGCTATGCCGTCGTCGGCATTTTCGTCTCGGCCGCGGTGTTGACCCCCGGGCCTGACGTGGCTTCGCAGCTTCTCATGGCTACTCCACTCCTGGTGCTGTACGGAGCCAGTATCGGCGTGGCCTACGTGTTCGCACGGCCGCGACCGGCACCGCGCCCTGATGCATAA
- the prfA gene encoding peptide chain release factor 1, producing MIFEKLADVERRYEELQDRLADPQVAANYQEYARLSKERASLEDLVARYREWKRLQRAVDEARELARSDDAELRELAKAEIPELEHRLAELEEELRRLLVPKDPNDERNVVLEIRAGAGGNEASLFAEELFRMYSRYAERHGWKVEVLSASRSEIGGIKEIVALIQGRGAYSRLKYEGGVHRVQRVPETEAAGRIHTSTVTVAVLPEAEDVEVAIDEAKDLRIDVFRASGPGGQSVNTTDSAVRITHLPTGLVVTCQDEKSQHKNKAKALKILRARLLERARAEQQAALAENRRAMVGSGERAEKIRTYNFPQNRVTDHRIGLTLHSLERVLDGELDPIIDALLAHYQTEALREGAPA from the coding sequence ATGATTTTCGAGAAACTGGCGGATGTCGAACGACGGTACGAGGAGCTGCAAGATCGCTTGGCCGACCCCCAAGTGGCGGCGAACTATCAGGAGTACGCCCGCCTTTCGAAAGAGCGAGCAAGCCTGGAAGACCTCGTCGCTCGTTACCGGGAATGGAAACGGCTTCAGCGCGCAGTAGACGAGGCGCGCGAGCTGGCGCGCAGCGATGATGCAGAGTTGCGCGAGCTTGCCAAGGCGGAAATCCCGGAGCTGGAACATCGCCTAGCCGAACTGGAGGAGGAGTTGCGCCGTCTCCTCGTTCCCAAGGACCCCAACGACGAGCGCAACGTCGTTCTGGAAATCCGAGCAGGCGCCGGCGGAAACGAAGCCTCGCTGTTTGCCGAGGAACTCTTTCGGATGTACAGCCGCTACGCAGAGCGACACGGGTGGAAGGTGGAAGTCTTGAGCGCAAGCCGCTCGGAGATTGGAGGCATCAAAGAAATCGTGGCCTTGATCCAAGGCCGCGGCGCCTACAGCCGGCTCAAGTACGAAGGTGGGGTGCATCGGGTGCAGAGAGTGCCGGAAACGGAGGCCGCTGGCCGCATTCACACATCTACCGTGACCGTGGCTGTGCTGCCCGAGGCGGAAGACGTGGAGGTGGCCATCGACGAAGCGAAAGATTTGCGCATCGACGTGTTCCGCGCCTCAGGCCCGGGGGGCCAGAGCGTCAATACGACGGACTCCGCAGTGCGCATTACGCACCTGCCCACGGGCTTGGTGGTCACCTGCCAGGACGAGAAATCGCAGCACAAGAACAAGGCTAAAGCACTGAAAATCCTACGCGCTCGGTTGTTGGAACGCGCGCGCGCAGAGCAACAGGCGGCACTGGCGGAAAATCGCCGCGCCATGGTGGGCTCGGGAGAACGCGCAGAGAAGATTCGGACGTATAATTTCCCCCAAAATCGCGTGACCGACCACCGTATCGGTCTCACCTTGCACTCGCTGGAGCGCGTGCTCGATGGCGAGCTCGATCCGATTATCGACGCCTTGCTCGCTCATTACCAAACCGAGGCGTTGCGGGAAGGGGCACCGGCATGA
- the mrcA gene encoding penicillin-binding protein 1A → MRYDRGGSRLHAWWRTLQTALFALGLLVVTVGLIAAGLVYRELSETLPPLDQVVHYQAPASTQILARDGTVIGEFYSERRYIVPLERIPAIVRQAFIAAEDDQFYQHRGVDPAGIARAILHNLFAGRGVQGGSTITQQVVKQILLTPKKSYERKLKEILLAVRLENTLSKDDILYLYLNHIYLGAGAYGVAAAAEVYFGKSVDQLSLAEAALLAGLPQAPTRYSPLRHWERAKARQRYVLDRMAAVGFITPAEAALAAHEPIALRPRRGSFLHAPYYVEHVRRLLERRYGGTEAAYQMGLRVYTPLDLRLQALLEKALRDGIAELEQRQRYSPALRTLSPQEQQVFIAEQRRQLAGHALESERSYEAVVVSVRDKVRVRVGEFSGVVDTPLRARLKPGDVIRVRLRTMPGDSERETEHDFVIDADSLVQGAGVVMDPTTGDVLALVGGTNFQASQFNRATQARRQPGSAFKPFVYAAALDDRYTPASIILDAPIAFPDNRGVWAPQNYENRFFGPTTLRDALTFSRNVPTVKLAQEIGLKRLVPFVRSLGIRSPLPPNLSIALGAAEVTPLELVAAYSVFANQGVLVEPRFILRLTDQNGETLEESEPKLRPVLSAETAYLVTDILQDVIRRGTGQRAKSLGRPAAGKTGTTNDMNDAWFIGYTPQLLAGFWVGFDSKRSLGRGETGGRVAAPMWLAFMKEALADLPVADFPIPSGVRFVAIDPHSGERVSPTAPGARIECFRAGTEPKWIAGVGVAAAGNGAKAGEPQSRHRSVRLLKR, encoded by the coding sequence ATGAGGTACGATCGCGGCGGTTCGCGTTTACACGCTTGGTGGCGGACGCTTCAAACGGCCCTGTTCGCCTTGGGGCTGTTGGTCGTCACGGTGGGTTTGATTGCCGCTGGGCTCGTATACCGCGAGCTCAGCGAGACTCTGCCGCCACTGGATCAGGTGGTGCACTATCAAGCTCCGGCGAGCACGCAGATCTTGGCGCGCGACGGCACCGTGATTGGCGAGTTTTACTCGGAGCGGCGCTACATCGTGCCGCTCGAGCGCATTCCGGCCATCGTACGGCAGGCGTTCATCGCGGCGGAAGACGACCAATTTTATCAGCACAGAGGTGTGGATCCCGCGGGAATTGCGCGTGCGATCTTGCACAACCTCTTTGCGGGCCGCGGGGTGCAAGGAGGGAGTACCATTACCCAACAGGTGGTCAAGCAAATTCTGCTCACGCCGAAAAAAAGCTACGAGCGCAAACTCAAAGAAATTCTTCTCGCCGTGCGACTGGAAAATACCCTGAGCAAGGATGACATTCTTTACCTGTACCTCAACCACATTTACTTGGGCGCGGGCGCGTACGGTGTGGCTGCCGCCGCCGAGGTGTACTTCGGAAAGTCGGTGGACCAGTTGAGCCTTGCCGAGGCGGCATTGCTGGCCGGGTTGCCGCAAGCGCCGACGCGCTACTCGCCGCTGCGCCATTGGGAACGCGCCAAGGCGCGCCAGCGCTATGTGCTGGACCGTATGGCCGCGGTGGGCTTCATCACGCCGGCGGAGGCGGCTTTGGCCGCACATGAACCGATTGCGTTGCGCCCGCGTCGCGGCAGCTTCCTGCACGCGCCGTATTACGTGGAGCACGTGCGCCGTTTACTGGAACGGCGCTACGGAGGGACAGAGGCTGCATATCAGATGGGTCTAAGGGTGTACACGCCGCTGGACTTGCGCTTGCAAGCCTTGCTGGAAAAGGCCTTGCGCGACGGCATTGCCGAACTGGAGCAGCGGCAGCGGTATTCCCCCGCACTGCGCACTTTGAGCCCGCAGGAGCAACAAGTGTTTATCGCCGAGCAGAGGCGGCAGCTCGCCGGGCACGCGCTCGAATCGGAGCGGTCGTACGAAGCGGTGGTCGTCTCGGTAAGGGACAAAGTCCGCGTGCGCGTCGGTGAATTCTCCGGTGTGGTGGACACGCCCCTGCGCGCTCGGTTGAAACCAGGTGACGTGATTCGCGTGCGGTTGCGCACCATGCCCGGCGATAGCGAGCGAGAAACGGAGCATGATTTCGTGATCGATGCAGACTCGCTCGTGCAGGGAGCGGGCGTCGTTATGGATCCGACCACCGGCGACGTGCTCGCGTTGGTGGGCGGCACGAATTTTCAGGCCAGCCAGTTCAACCGCGCTACCCAAGCCCGCCGGCAGCCAGGGTCGGCCTTCAAGCCTTTCGTGTACGCCGCCGCGCTCGATGACCGTTACACCCCCGCGAGCATTATCCTGGATGCTCCGATTGCTTTTCCCGACAATCGCGGCGTGTGGGCCCCGCAAAATTATGAGAACCGTTTTTTTGGGCCGACGACGTTGCGGGATGCCCTGACATTTTCCCGCAACGTGCCCACGGTAAAGTTGGCCCAGGAAATCGGCCTGAAGCGGCTCGTCCCGTTTGTTCGTAGCCTGGGCATCCGCAGTCCGCTGCCGCCAAACTTGTCCATCGCGTTGGGGGCGGCAGAGGTCACTCCGCTCGAGCTGGTGGCGGCATACTCCGTGTTCGCCAATCAAGGCGTACTGGTGGAGCCGCGGTTTATCCTGCGCTTGACGGACCAAAACGGCGAGACACTGGAGGAAAGCGAGCCGAAGCTTCGGCCTGTGTTATCTGCGGAAACCGCCTATTTGGTCACCGATATCCTCCAGGATGTCATCCGGCGCGGTACCGGCCAGCGGGCGAAGTCGCTCGGCCGCCCGGCAGCCGGGAAAACTGGCACGACCAACGACATGAACGATGCCTGGTTCATTGGCTACACACCGCAGTTGCTGGCTGGCTTTTGGGTGGGCTTCGACAGCAAACGTTCCCTCGGTCGCGGCGAGACAGGTGGCCGGGTGGCGGCACCCATGTGGCTGGCGTTCATGAAGGAAGCGCTGGCAGACCTGCCCGTGGCCGACTTTCCCATCCCCAGTGGGGTCCGCTTCGTGGCCATCGATCCGCACTCTGGCGAGCGGGTATCTCCGACCGCTCCGGGAGCTCGGATCGAGTGTTTTCGGGCAGGGACCGAGCCCAAGTGGATAGCAGGCGTGGGTGTCGCTGCGGCAGGCAACGGCGCGAAGGCCGGCGAACCGCAGTCCCGCCACCGAAGTGTCCGATTACTGAAGAGGTAG